The Leisingera sp. M658 genome window below encodes:
- a CDS encoding formate/nitrite transporter family protein, which translates to MSYLKPHELAEAMVEAGASKVGLSAKDTLIRAYMAGAILALAAGFAVTVTVNTGNPLIGALLFPVGFCMLSLLGFDLLTGVFTLVPFAVLTNRPGCTPRAMLRTWALVFAGNFLGAMTTAIFMATILTMGFTQEAGDVGQKLRTIGEARTLGYAEAGIGGMTTLFIRAVMCNWMVSTGVVAAIMSTSVSGKVIAMWMPILIFFYLGFEHSVVNMFLFPAGLLLGAGFTWADYLLYNEIPTVLGNLAGGITFVGATIYSTYYRHNGVSPETAVDAPLENV; encoded by the coding sequence ATGTCATATCTCAAACCGCATGAACTTGCCGAGGCGATGGTCGAAGCCGGCGCCTCCAAGGTCGGCCTGTCCGCAAAGGACACGTTGATTCGGGCCTATATGGCGGGGGCGATCCTGGCCCTGGCCGCCGGTTTTGCAGTGACCGTCACCGTCAACACCGGCAATCCGCTGATCGGCGCGCTGCTGTTCCCGGTAGGGTTCTGCATGCTCAGCCTGCTGGGGTTCGATCTGCTGACCGGCGTCTTTACCCTGGTGCCCTTTGCGGTGCTGACTAACCGTCCGGGCTGCACCCCGCGTGCAATGCTGCGCACCTGGGCACTGGTCTTTGCCGGGAACTTCCTGGGGGCAATGACAACAGCCATCTTCATGGCAACGATCCTGACCATGGGTTTCACCCAGGAGGCCGGCGACGTCGGGCAGAAGCTGCGCACCATCGGTGAAGCCCGGACACTGGGCTATGCCGAGGCCGGCATCGGCGGCATGACAACCCTGTTTATCCGGGCCGTCATGTGCAACTGGATGGTCTCCACCGGCGTGGTTGCCGCGATCATGTCGACCAGCGTGTCGGGCAAGGTGATCGCAATGTGGATGCCGATCCTGATTTTCTTCTATCTCGGGTTTGAGCATTCGGTGGTGAACATGTTCCTGTTTCCCGCCGGGCTGCTGCTGGGGGCCGGTTTCACCTGGGCTGATTACCTGCTCTACAATGAGATCCCCACCGTGCTGGGCAATCTTGCCGGGGGTATCACCTTTGTCGGGGCAACGATCTATTCAACCTACTACCGCCACAACGGAGTAAGCCCCGAAACGGCAGTGGATGCCCC
- a CDS encoding RND family transporter, whose protein sequence is MRRFASFVLAQRILAVVFMLAVSATLMSGLARVGFDTSPESFFLEGAEVIEDWYAFKEKYQSDEFSFIVVTPPEANAAFVQKLEGFATQLEDIEGVDRVTALHNVRSITGEDDVLDVGDYLHAGLSQAEVTERLEKAAAHPYYHGLFVNDRGSQFGVLVETVSTFSNADKEGFTQAVRAILAQPEYAAWNGTAIGAPILDADVQRIVGMESGIFGSITFTLVMAGFFIAFRHRLALALPPLVACLSIGCALGAMGLWGTDAGLLTPIVPSFLISVGLGTAAYLLSDFTTARRKGEPVQAAILDTMEQAGGPALLANITTAGALFAFSGSRVLPVRDVGLTLGIGLMTACIFTLILFPLLANLWGHRIRQQPGRSTHSPALAAMANFAIGAPRLIVAVFALLVAFAIAGVSKLETDYYYLGTFKKDSDLFQAHQAANAAIPVSNSIEVLISLGKTDALKEPAALRAVDAITQKALAAVDQDVPVKSYTLADVVKELSEQTLGSYAIPDNRNAIAQLILLFESSGHDEMERVASAGFDEARLTFLVPSRAYSAYTPLVETIKAEAAAVMAEAGYPDAAVVVTGVVPMWLEISTFLTETQISSFLMATAIVALVMMLIARSVVIGLTMAAINVCCVLLVLGFMGHMGIILDPFTILIGAIALGILDDDTIHFARNFLDRRKQGTDLDTALHRTFQSAGKAMGIQTLILVVAFIVYTTGSVQSLATFGFVTTATIFLGLLVEFTVTPALLILLSRGSAHRTAKDPVPDADPDGYRPVLEMPDPMRPSQS, encoded by the coding sequence ATGCGGCGTTTCGCATCCTTTGTTCTGGCACAGCGCATATTGGCCGTCGTCTTTATGCTGGCGGTCTCCGCCACCCTCATGAGCGGCCTTGCCCGCGTCGGCTTTGACACCTCTCCGGAAAGCTTCTTCCTGGAGGGGGCCGAGGTCATCGAAGACTGGTACGCCTTCAAGGAGAAATACCAGTCGGATGAGTTTTCCTTTATCGTCGTGACCCCGCCAGAGGCCAATGCGGCTTTTGTCCAAAAGCTGGAGGGATTTGCAACCCAGCTGGAAGACATCGAAGGCGTCGACCGGGTGACTGCGCTGCACAATGTGCGTTCAATCACGGGCGAGGATGATGTTCTTGATGTCGGTGACTATCTGCATGCCGGCCTGTCGCAGGCCGAAGTCACCGAACGGCTGGAAAAGGCAGCCGCCCATCCCTATTACCACGGGCTGTTCGTAAACGATCGCGGCAGCCAGTTCGGTGTGCTGGTGGAAACCGTCAGCACCTTCTCGAACGCTGACAAAGAGGGTTTCACCCAGGCGGTGCGCGCCATTCTTGCGCAGCCGGAGTATGCGGCGTGGAACGGCACAGCCATCGGCGCGCCGATCCTTGACGCGGACGTGCAGCGCATTGTCGGCATGGAAAGCGGCATTTTCGGCAGCATCACCTTTACGCTGGTGATGGCGGGCTTTTTCATCGCCTTCCGCCACCGGCTGGCCTTGGCGCTGCCGCCGCTGGTTGCTTGTCTCTCCATCGGTTGCGCCCTTGGCGCAATGGGGCTTTGGGGGACGGACGCAGGTTTGCTTACGCCGATTGTCCCCTCCTTCCTGATCTCGGTCGGACTGGGCACCGCAGCCTATCTGCTGTCGGATTTCACCACCGCCCGGCGCAAGGGCGAACCGGTGCAGGCGGCCATTCTGGACACCATGGAACAGGCCGGCGGCCCGGCGCTGCTGGCAAATATCACCACCGCCGGCGCGCTGTTTGCCTTCTCCGGCTCGCGGGTGCTGCCGGTGCGTGATGTGGGCCTGACCCTGGGCATCGGCCTGATGACAGCCTGTATCTTTACCCTGATCCTGTTCCCGCTGCTGGCCAATCTGTGGGGCCACCGCATCCGGCAGCAGCCGGGCCGCAGCACACACAGCCCGGCGCTTGCCGCGATGGCAAATTTCGCCATCGGCGCGCCGCGGCTGATTGTGGCCGTGTTTGCCCTGCTGGTGGCCTTTGCCATCGCCGGGGTCAGCAAACTGGAAACGGATTACTACTATCTGGGCACCTTCAAGAAGGACTCGGATCTGTTTCAGGCGCATCAGGCTGCCAATGCGGCCATCCCGGTCTCCAACTCGATCGAGGTGCTGATCTCGCTTGGCAAGACCGATGCGCTGAAAGAGCCCGCCGCCCTGCGCGCTGTTGATGCCATCACGCAAAAAGCACTGGCAGCCGTGGACCAGGATGTGCCGGTCAAATCCTACACTCTGGCTGATGTGGTCAAGGAACTGTCGGAACAGACCCTGGGCAGCTATGCCATTCCTGACAACCGCAACGCCATTGCCCAGCTGATCCTGCTGTTCGAAAGCTCCGGCCATGACGAGATGGAGCGGGTGGCCAGTGCCGGCTTTGACGAAGCCCGGCTGACCTTCCTGGTGCCGTCGCGCGCCTACAGCGCCTATACGCCGCTGGTCGAAACCATCAAGGCCGAGGCCGCTGCCGTGATGGCCGAAGCAGGCTATCCGGATGCCGCGGTTGTGGTCACCGGTGTGGTTCCGATGTGGCTGGAAATCAGCACCTTCCTGACGGAAACGCAGATTTCTTCCTTTCTGATGGCAACCGCGATTGTGGCGCTGGTGATGATGCTGATCGCCCGGTCGGTGGTGATCGGGTTGACAATGGCGGCAATCAACGTCTGCTGCGTGCTGCTGGTCCTGGGCTTCATGGGCCATATGGGGATTATCCTGGATCCCTTCACCATCCTGATCGGCGCAATTGCCCTGGGTATTCTGGATGACGACACGATCCATTTTGCCCGCAATTTCCTGGACCGCCGCAAGCAGGGCACGGATCTGGACACTGCCCTGCACCGCACCTTTCAAAGCGCGGGCAAGGCGATGGGCATACAGACCCTGATCCTGGTGGTGGCCTTTATCGTCTACACAACCGGTTCCGTGCAAAGCCTTGCCACCTTCGGGTTTGTCACCACGGCAACGATCTTTCTGGGGCTGCTGGTCGAATTCACCGTCACCCCGGCGCTGCTGATCCTGCTGTCGCGCGGCAGCGCGCACAGAACCGCCAAGGATCCGGTGCCGGATGCCGACCCGGACGGCTACCGACCGGTGCTGGAAATGCCTGATCCCATGCGCCCGTCGCAAAGCTGA